The following are encoded together in the Cyanobacterium aponinum PCC 10605 genome:
- the hypA gene encoding hydrogenase maturation nickel metallochaperone HypA: protein MHETDMTKALIMTITDWYESQPQPYKIDKVHLLVGDFTCVEPASLEFAFEVQTKNTFLEGAKLAIKNIPLVAFCHNCNEEYQPEIGLQYSCPKCHSPMDDIRSGRELKIDRLEYSCV, encoded by the coding sequence ATGCACGAAACGGACATGACAAAGGCATTAATTATGACTATTACTGACTGGTATGAGTCACAACCGCAACCATACAAAATAGACAAGGTTCATTTATTGGTGGGAGATTTTACCTGTGTTGAACCTGCTTCTCTGGAATTTGCCTTTGAAGTGCAAACTAAAAACACTTTCCTTGAAGGGGCAAAACTAGCCATTAAAAATATTCCTCTAGTTGCCTTTTGTCATAACTGTAATGAGGAGTACCAACCAGAAATCGGTTTACAGTATTCCTGCCCTAAATGTCATTCCCCGATGGATGATATTCGCTCAGGGAGGGAGTTAAAAATCGATCGCCTTGAGTATTCTTGTGTTTGA